Below is a genomic region from Raphanus sativus cultivar WK10039 chromosome 4, ASM80110v3, whole genome shotgun sequence.
cttttaactaccacaaatttgatttatatggaatgtttcctagtttaatattttatcatgaatttttcttgggtgaattaccaactaatcatagtttgccaattaatgtacagtttttttaaagataataaataaaataataataatttgtgttaagttttttaaaataaatgaaaaataatagtatctgccaaaagataattttttttaacaattttaaaaccgtcacaaaaagtaaatcataaacattaaacactataccctaaacccttggacaaagcttaaacccttgggtaaaaatccaaacactaaaccctaaattcttggatataccctaaacccttgggtaaatccgaaacactaaactgtaaatccttgggtatactaaaaacactaaatctctctctctctctctctctctctctctctctctctctcccctcatcgtaaacctttttttgaaaaaatataaaaatataaacattctttttaattcaccgattatcttttaactaccacaattttgatttatatatgaatgtttcctagtttaatattttatcatgaatatttcttgggtgaattaccaactaatcatagtttgccaaataatgtacaactttttttaaagataataaataaaataataataatttgtgttgagtttttaaataaatgaaaaatattagtaggtgccaaaagataaaaattttaacaattttaaaaccatcacaaaagagtaaatcataaacactaaacactataccctaaacccttggacaaagcttaaaccctcgGGTAAaattctaaacactaaactctaaattcttggatataccataaaccattggataaatcctaaacactaaactgtaaacccttgggtatacccaaaatcCCCGAATCAGCTCAGACCAAGTCGATGTCAGCCCATTATTAGAAGCACACTTGACCCAACtctttaattaataaaaaatctaatctctctctctctctctcaataaaataacacaaaatcgttaaataatattttttattgtgaacatatacataaactacattcattaatttttaaatcactcaaaccaaagatataaaaccaaatttgtTCTTCAATATCTAATTTCTCTCCCACTCTCCCTcatatctaataaataaaaaataatatctaataattattatttattagtaggtgccaaaagatgaatttttttaacaattttaaaaccgtcacaaaatagtaaatcataaacactaaacactataccctaaacccttggacaaagcttaaccccttgggtaaaaatctaaacactaaactctaattTCTTGGATATACtataaaccattggataaatcctaaacactaaactgtaaacccttgggtatacccaaaatcCCCGAATCAGCTCAGACCAAGTTGATATCAGCCCATTATTAGAAGCACACTTGACCCAACTCTTtaagtaataaaaaatctaatctctctctctctctctctctctctctctcaataaaataacacaaaatcgttaaataatacatttgtgaacatatacataaactacattcattaatttttaaaatcactcaaaccaaagatataaaaccaaatttgtTCTTCAATATCTAATTTCTCTCCCactctccccccccccccctcccccccaAGTCAAAAATGTtgacatattttagaaaaataaatttagagaaaaatatataaatattatgctTTAAAAAAATGCCACAAAATCATCagagaaatattttttcctttatcaTGTATATACTCAAAACTATGCTCAATTAGTTTAAGAGATctgaaaactaaatttgtttttcaatGTCTCTCTCGCATGAGGATGGTCGCATCATGTTTGCAGTTTTTTTATAAGAGTCCATTGAGCCTCGGATCATAAACatcttttcataattatatCACTATTTTCTCCTATCAAATTTTAAGCtttgaattttcttatataaagatCATTTTCTCCGCCACCCATATCAAAATCTGAGATCATTCAAGGAgctgtaaaaattaattttgtataaaaaatatgatattaaattaaaattaattttcacacTCAGCCTCATCTATTTCTACTAAGAGTTCATCGAGCCTAGGATCATCAATGTCTCTTAACAATGATATCACTATTTTCTATgatcaaatttaaaactttaaattttaatatataaagatcaGTTTTCTCTGTTGATCCAgtttaaattctaaaataattcaaagagctataaacatttatttctctagaaattttgaagttaaattaaaattaatttccaCACCCAGCATCATCTATTTTTACTGAACGTTTGAAGGGCCATAGATACAAAGTGAATGTTCTCATATTAATGACACCAAgataatattcatataataaatattgatatcttttaaggaaagattttatatttttattgtcatAAATTGATATACATATGAGATGATTTTAATTTGTGCAAGTAATTAATATTAGGaaggtaagttaataaaaataaactaccTAATATGTTCTCATATTAACTTGTGCAATAAGCATTGTAATCAATATGATTTTAAGAGTGTATGGTTTACCGTatttgtaataaggaaactTATCACATTTCTTTGATTCAGGcaattaattaatattcatgCGCAAGTAATACATAAtaagataattattatatttgtattctcATAAAAACTTTGATACCGTatttgtaataaggaaactAATTAATACATTTGTTACTTTCCTTTTTATACTAAGtcgatgattaaaaaaaatcaactaataagattaagagaattatgcttaaaaataaaatataataatttctaaaagtaataacacatatatgatatcaCATTTTCATTGGAAAATGATtggtattttttaaaattatatatttgattgttttgccttcatttgactcatttttatactatatatatatatatatatgtatagtgaATGAgtgaatttaattaatattatcaagtttatattaataatataaacataataaaaacgtTTTTGGGAGAAAGTTATAATATTACACATATTATGCcattaatacatttaataaatggtcgacatttattaatattcttgcgcaagttatgattaatgagattaagaattaatttaaatggtcgacatttattaagattcttGCGCAAGTTCTAATATTACACGTATTATGCcattaatacatttaataaatggtcgacatttattaatattcttgtgcaagttatgattaatgagattaggaattaatttaaatggtcgacatttattaagattcttACGCAAGTTATGATTATTGCGATTAACAATTAATGTAACTTTCCGATTAGTAGCttgattagaaaaataaatcaaaaaaagaaattacaaaaaatcagCCAATAGAATTGCTTGGTTGATGAGGTTATTACATTCATGAAATTGGTTGATGAGGttattacaaaaaatcaaccaatagaaccaataaatcagaaaaaagaaactacaaaaaatcaacaaaaaaaaattacattcatGAGGTTCCAACAATGAATTGTGACGAAACGTCAAGGATTGTATTTATTGTAATTCtgcatataagaaaacaaagaagaaatatattataaaatacatatagatTCAACCCCAAAACTTAGACTTAAATCCAAGGCTCCAGGTCTGCAAGATCAGTTTCACCAAATTTAGTGACATTGATTATAACAAAAAGATTGAAGATGTATACAATcccgaaacaaaaacaaaattgtatagttGATAGAACAAACCCGATGAGATGCATCATGAATGAATGGAGGAAGTTTTGTGGTCTTTttggtgacaaaaaaaactttctcGTCTCAAAGATTGATAGAGAGACAATGTGGAGAGCAAGAGAACAAAATAATTGGAGAAGAAAAGTCTCGAATAAATTACCAATAATGATGTTCGTCTGTGAGCTAAGTATTGATTATCATCCCTTGGATCATAAACCTGCTCAggatcacaaaatataatttaaattagaacgatcaaaaacataaaaaaacttaaacagTAGATGCGTGAGACTAAAGAATGGTTGTGTTGCTTGAACTCGACATtgaactctatatatataaagtgatggtgaaaaatattaatgacgCCAAGAATATTACTTGCTAGATTTGTGAAAGTAATTGGTTATACTaaggtatgtaaattaaattacgtttgattaaaagaaacatattaaatttgtagTGTTAAAAACGATTATGCATATTATATGATGCGAGACTTgcgagacttgcgcaagtaattggGTATAATaaggtatgtaaattaaatgactaatgattaaaggaaacataataaatttgtaaaattaatcaCAAATATGCATTTTATACGATGCGAAACTTGCGCaagttttcaatttaaataaggtatgttgataataattagtttcctaataaaatataaaatttatttccattaagacatttaatgattagtcgacatttattaaaattcttctGCAAGCTATGATTAATGGTCGCCATTGATTACGATTCTTGCGCAAGAAATAATTAGTgcgtttgccaattaatgtcaCTTTCCAATTAAAAGgtcgatgaaaaaaataaatcaaaaagaataattagaaaaattcgACCAATAGAAACGCAAGAATTTTTGTGAGAAGAAATCTGTGAGTGCTACGTGGcgtttgtacttctcttttaatatataggaggatgttcctttaaaaaaattgaattgttaTTAACAAATCGGATGGAAGAAAATAATTACAATGATAAAAATCAAAGCAATAAAAAGTGTCAACAAGATTGCAATAACAAAAGATCAAAGCCAACAAACTGAAACCAAGATAGCCTTTCAAAGAGGTGATGGTCCCATCTGAAACTGTGGAGCACTTGTTGGTGAATCAGCCAAGGGAGAAGGTGAAGAATCAGCCAAGGGAGAAGGTGAAGGAGACATAGAAGATCTTGGTGATCTGACTGGTCCTGGAATTGGAGCAGCCACTGGACCCAACGAGGCGGGGAAGACGAGGATGTCAAGCTTTTGTCCGATGTCGCAGTGACCAGGAACTCCGCATATGAAGTGTTGGAATCCAGGTTTGGTTAGAGTTACCGTGTCTGATCCAGTTTGGTATCTCGCTAACGGATTAGACGAATAGCATAGCTCAAAGTCGTGTGGAGTGACTTCAGTGACGTCGTGGAGCTCGTTGTTGTATTCGAAGATCAGTGAGTCTCCTACCTGAAAAGTTCTTGAAGATGCCCAAGCTTGGTAATCCACCCCCATCATGGTCCATCCACTCGAGTCGCCGATTTTGTGAACCGCTCCCTGCACTCCAACTCCAAAAAAAAGTGCCACAATAATCATTAGAGAAGTGAAGAAAGATTTGCTATTAATTGAAGCCATGATTGATCGTTGTTTGGTTCTTGGTTTTTTTTGAGCTGAGGAAAACAAGTTTAGTAGAGATCTTATATGGGAAGTAATGGGTTTGTTTTGTGAAAAGACTAGTTTCCTATGCACAGTCTTTATATAGTAGTTGAGGATTTGAAGATAAGGAAAAACTATTGAAAAAAAGGAAATTGGAGTCAATTAAAAAGATATTCAATGACGGTCTCCAGTGACCGTCTCCAATGTAAATTTCATTTTTGGTTCTTTACttctttaattattatatttatatttcaccATAATCATCTTTTTCTAGTCCTATTTATCTATTTGCCTTGTGTTACTCTTGGCTCGGTTCCAACGAAGGACGTATCCATGATTAGCGGGTATTGTAAGGGCAATTCCATTGATACAATCTAATGAGTATCTCAGCTTTACGGGCCGGCTATTTTAGATACATAGCTCAAGGAAAGGCCACGGCAAAATTGATCACTTCGAAGAAAAAATAATGGAAGTATATATTACCTGCATGTATGTATTATTATTCTTGTTTATCAAGAATTTGCTCTACAATCTCTGcaatacataatttttaatgtttgttaTAACAGTACacaatacaaagaaaaaaaaaagaaaattccataaaaatactcgaactaaattttgttaagctttttaatacccaaatttTTTtactacccagtttaataccccaactaattattttgctcattttaatatccaaacttttaaaatgtgtccattttaatacccaaactttatttattttaataaaaatactaataagtttcaaataaatttttttaaaatctctaaaatttacaaaataaactcagaaaattctaaatttttttggtgtttgagaaacaaaaataactaaatagtgtaaaatattaaattttgtaataaaatttctaagttttaaatattctatttagtttgttttctgaaataaaaaacgaaatttatttttatcattcaaattcatttatttttttgaaaaaataaattttccatggtttatctaccttcttttctaaatcttaaaataaaattagaatttttaatattttttattagatttttgagattttattaagttttatttgaaacttattagtatttttatttgaataaataaagtttgggtattaaagtgggtacAGTGTTATTAACACAATTGCAAAAGGATTATGATTTTGAACAAGTACTttataatagtttaaaaaattacacTTTTATTTTAACTGATCAAATAGAACTATTTTTATCTCGGTCCAATAAATCAAGCCAGTGTTCCCTTACTTGTTTCATGAATTAatttatcttataaataaattaatatgtaatttAAATGACAATACACCA
It encodes:
- the LOC108850889 gene encoding mavicyanin-like; the encoded protein is MASINSKSFFTSLMIIVALFFGVGVQGAVHKIGDSSGWTMMGVDYQAWASSRTFQVGDSLIFEYNNELHDVTEVTPHDFELCYSSNPLARYQTGSDTVTLTKPGFQHFICGVPGHCDIGQKLDILVFPASLGPVAAPIPGPVRSPRSSMSPSPSPLADSSPSPLADSPTSAPQFQMGPSPL